AGTTTAACCATTCCAGCGTCTGATAACGGGCAATGGAACCCACCGGGGCCAGTAGCTGGCGGTCAGGCACGCGATCCGCGATATATTGCATGATAGCCACGCCTTCAGTCAGCAGCACATCATCATCCAGCAGCAGCGCCGGAACCTGCCCCTTAGGGTTGATCTGCAGATAATCATCCCCGTTTTCGAGGCGTTTTTTCATGACGTCAACGCCCTGCAAGGTGAAATCCAGCCCGCTTTCGCGCAGCGCGATATGCGAAGCAAGAGAACAAGCGCCGGACTTGTAGAACAGTTTCATCGATAACTCCTCGTGGCTACGGTTTTCTGTATGTTAGTCCGCCCAGGGATAAAAAAAAACCGCTAACAGCGCGTTAGCGGTTTAAATTTACTGGTTTTCCCGGAGCGCTTAAGCGGTAGCGGTATCGCTAGCTTTCGCAGTTTTATCGTCATCCAGGGTCATGCGGTTCAGCTTCGGTGCCGTCAGCAGCATCAGGATAGCGATAACGCCGGTTGCTACACCAATATGCAGGAACACGCGACCGTACACTTCCAGTGACATCAGCGGGTCAGTCACGTTTTCTGGTACTGCCATCATATTCGCGACATAGCCGCCGATGAGGTTAGCGCCAGCGGTTGTCAGGAACCAACTACCCATGATGAAGCCCATCAGACGCTGTGGAACCAGCTGTGCAACCATGGCCAGGCCGAGACCGGAAATCATCAGTTCACCAATACTCTGCAGGCCGTAGCTGATAACCAGCCAGCTGACGTTAACGATACCAGCATCGCTGGCGAACTTAGCGCCCAGCGGCAGCACGAGGAACGCGCCAGAGCACAGAACCATACCAATAGCGAACTTCATCGGCATCGGTAAGGTATCGCCCATTTTGTTATAAATAGCGGCCAGAATCGGACTACCGATAATGATCCAGAATGGGTTCAGCGCCTGATACTGTTCAGGCTCGAACGCGATGCCCAGCAGCGAGTGTTCAACGTTACGAATCGCAAAGAAGTTCAGAGAAGTTGGCATCTGGCTATACAGGACGAAGAAGATAATTGCCTGCAGCATCAGAATGAATGCCACCACCATTTTACGCCGCGCGGCGCCCTGCATTGCAAAGGCTTCTTTAGCGAAGATAAAGATGATACCCAGAGCGACGACGCCCAGCGCCATACGTGCAATACCCTGGTTGTGCAGCAGCCAGGTGGCGATCGCTACCAGAACCACTACACCGACGATAGTCGCCAGCAGTTTGCCGACATTTACCGGTTCGAAGTCAGGTTTAGAGCCGTACTGTTTCACCCAACGCTGGCAGAAAGCAAAGTTGATGATGGTGATCACCAGGCCTACGAAGCTCAGCGCAAACGCCACGCTCCAGCCAAATTTTGCCGCCAGCCATGGCGTGGCCAGCATAGAGAAGAAGGAGCCGATATTGACGGACATATAGTACATGGTAAATGCACCGTCCAGACGCGGGTCGTTCTTGTCATAGCAGGTAGAGAGCAGGGAGGACGGGTTGGCTTTAAACAGGCCGTTACCGACGGCGATAGTCGCCATACCCATATAAACGATAGAAGCATCGTGCCCGGACCAGGCGACGAGAGCGTAACCGATAGCCAGAACGATGGCACCGAGCATAATGACGCGTTTAGTGCCCAGTACTTTGTCGCCCAACCAGCCGCCGATAGCCACCAGACCGTATACCAGGGCGCTAAAGGAGGAGAACAGAGTGATAGAGTCCGCTTCTGACATACCCAGCTGTTTTACCAGGTAAACGGCCATGATCCCTTGCAGGCCGTAGAAACCAAAACGCTCCCATAACTCAATAGAGAAGATGAGATAGAACGCGCGTGGTTGTTTGAAAGCGTTCAAACTCACGCCTTCTGTTGGTTTATTGTTTGCAGTAGACACAAATACCTCTTTTTTTACATCCCATATTAACGGGGGGTGTTCGGGGCGCAATCTTAGAAGACCGCCGCCTTTATAGTTATTCTGGAGGGAAAACGGCAGGTAATGTTCACTATCCTGCCCCTTCAGGCAATAGCTTTGCAATAATCTGTTACACATATCCTGTGCGTTATAATACACCGCCTATTCAAATGTTATGCAGAGTTAAATTTCATCGTTTGACCAATGAAAGCGTTTTTATCTGCTGGGATCCGAAATTTATCGCATAATGGCAATATGTTCTGCTGTTAACGCTTGCATCCAGTCATATAGCCCATAATCCTAAAAATTGATGGGGTATTGTGTTGGTATTTAAGGTGAGGGTATTTGAATAAGCAGATTTACGTATTAATACATTAACAGTAAATTAACAAAAACATTGATAAGTGACCTGGATCACAAATGTATAGAAATTTTGACTCTGAAAAAAATGAATAACCTGGCTGGTGGTTATATCGCCGAATAATCAGCCAGTACATAGGCGAAACTATGGCGTTAATGACGGGGAAATAAGTGATTAAACAGGGTCATAACCACAGGTTGGGTTATGGCCCTGAATTTTGTCAAGAATAGACCTTCTCTTTGAACTCGCAAAGGTCTTCGATCAGGCAAGAGCCGCAACGTGGTTTACGGGCGATGCAGGTGTAGCGACCGTGTAGAATAAGCCAGTGGTGACAGTCTACTTTGAATTCGGCGGGAACCACCTTTAACAACTTTTCTTCGACTTGTTCAACGTTCTTGCCGGGGGCAAATTGTGTCCGATTGCAAACGCGGAAGATATGCGTATCAACGGCGATTGTCGGCCAGCCGAAGGCGGTGTTAAGCACCACGTTGGCGGTTTTACGCCCAACACCGGGCAGGGCTTCCAGTGCGGCTCTGTCTTCCGGTACTTCGCCGTTATGCAGCTCAAGCAGTAGCCGACAGGTTTTAATGACGTTTTCCGCTTTGCTGTTAAACAAACCGATTGTTTTGATATACGACTTAACGCCGTCAACGCCCAGCTCCAGCATAGCGGCTGGCGTGTTGGCTACCGGGTAAAGCTTTGCCGTCGCTTTGTTGACGCTGACGTCAGTAGCCTGTGCTGAGAGCAACACGGCGATTAATAATTCGAACGGAGAATTGAAGTTAAGCTCCGTGGTAGGGTGCGGGTCGTTATCCCTGAGCCTGGTGAGGATCTCCAGGCGTTTACTTTTATTCATCCTATACTCTTCCCGTCACATCAGACGGCGCAATAATTTCGGCTTCTACCGCTTTTGCTTTGCGCTGTTTGCTACGTTCATCGATGAGGTATTTTAGCGCCAGCATCATCCCAAGGCCAATAAATGCGCCCGGCGGCAGCATCGCCAGCAGGAAGGGGGTATCAGTATGAAATACTTCGATGCGCAGCACTTTAGCCCAGCTACCCAGCAGGCTATCTGCACCGTCAAATAAGGTACCGTTACCGATAATTTCGCGCATCGAGCCGAGGACAAACATGGCGCATGTTGCCCCCATGCCGATGGAAAACCCATCCAACGCCGACAGCGCTGGGCCTTTTCGGGCGGCAAAGGCTTCCGCACGTCCAACGACGATACAGTTGGTCACGATAAGCGGGATAAAGATCCCCAGCGACTGATACAGGCCAAAGGCGTAGGCGTTGATCAGCATCTGCACGACGCTCACTACCGAGGCAATGATCATCACGTAAATCGGAATACGGATCTCCGCAGGCGTCCAGCGGCGCAGGCTGGAAATCGTCAGGTTGGTCAGCGTGAGCACCAGGGTCGTTGCCAGCCCAAGCCCCAGGGCGTTGGTGGCGGTAGAGGTCACGGCCAGCAGGGGACACATCCCCAGCAGTTGAACCAGTGCCGAGTTGTTTTTCCACAACCCCTGAACAATAACGTCTTTTACTTCGCTCATGGTCTAGTCTCCACAGGCGGTGAATGTGGGAATCTGCGCAGGCAGCGTTTGTGCGTATAAACCCGCACGCTTAACGGCGTTAACCACAGCTCGCGGGGTAATCGTGGCCCCGGTAAACTGATCGAAATCACCGCCGTCTTTTTTCACGGCCCAGTGACTATCGCTTTGCCCGTGAATAACTTTACCGGCAAAGAGGGTGATCCAGTCAGAAATTCTGAGTTCGATTTTATCGCCCAGGCCTGGCGTCTCGTGGTGCTCGGTGACGCGGGTACCCAGCACGCTACCTTTAAAATCGGCGGCGACCAGTAGCTGAATGGCCCCGGAATAGCCGTCTGGCGCAGTGGCTTCCATTACAGTGGCGACTGGTTGATCGTTATTTTGCGCGATCCATACCTTATGCTGACCTTTACCCAACTCTGGCGCGGTAACCAGATAACAGCTTTTCAGCAAATCATTGTTATAAAGATTGGCCGGCATAACCTGGTCGAATAGGGCTTTTTGCTGCAGGGCGGCCTGGTCCTCAATGGTGCTTTTGGTCAGCTCATTAATGGCTGCCGTCAGCCCGGTCGAACCCGCAGCAAAGAGTGCCAGCGTAATGCCGTGTTTGCGCATGCTTTGTAACATGTTCGGGTCCTCAGCGGTGGCCATACGCGCGCGGACGCGTGTAGTAGTCGATCAGTGGAACGGTAATATTCGCCAGCAGGACGGCAAAGGCGACGCCGTCCGGATAGCCGCCGAAGCTGCGAATCAGCCAGACCAGCAGGCCCGCCAGCGCGCCGAAGATCAGGCGTCCGCGGTTGGTGGTGGAGGCGGTCACCGGGTCGGTCAGAATAAAGAATGCGCCGAGCATCGTCGCGCCGGACAGCAGATGGATCTGCGGCGAGGCGAGGCTCTCTGGTGAGAATATCCATCCCAAAGCGGCGCAAACGGCCAGGCTCAGCAGGAAACTGACCGGGATATGCCAGCGAATAGCTTTCTTCCACAACAGGAACAGACCGCCCGCCAGATAAGCCATGTTAACCCACTGCCAGCCGAGACCAGCCAGCGCGCCACCGTAGATAGGGTATTGCAGGATCTCGTTCACCCCATGGCCGGCATGCAGCGACGTTTTGAACGTGTCCAGCGGCGTTGCCTGGCTGATACCGTCGATCCCTATGCGCAGGCTGTTCATATCGCCGCCAGCCGCGGTTTGGCCGGTAAAAATCACCCGCAGCGCATCGCTAAATCCAGGGACGTTAGCCGCAATTTCATGCGGTGGAAGCCAGGAGGTCATCTGCACCGGGAAGGAGATCAGCAGCACCACGTAGCCAATCATCGCCGGGTTAAAAGGGTTATGGCCCAAACCGCCGTACAGTTGTTTGGCAATAATCACTGCGAAAGCGGTACCGAGGACGACCATCCACCACGGGGCAAATGGCGGAATGCTGACGGCCAGCAGCAGGCCAGTCAGTAGCGCCGAGTTATCGGCGAGGATCGCGGGAATATTTTGTTTACGCAGCTTAAGGATGGCGGCTTCCGCTCCCCATGCCGTCAAGGATGCAAGAATAATTTGCAGCACGGTGCCCCAGCCGAAAAACCAGGTCTGAACCACAATGCCGGGAACGGCGGCGAGCAGCACCAGCAGCATAATCCGCGAGGTCTGGCGCTGGTTGTGGGTATAAGGGGAACTTGCGATTCTGAAAACCATTTAATCCTCGTTAACTGCCTGCCGGGATGCTTTCCGGGCCTGAACGCGGGCGATTGCTTCAGCGACGGCCGCTTTACGGGCATCGTCATTGGCTGCCGACGGGGGAACTGCTTGTTGTTCGGCTTTGCGGGCCTTAGCACGGGCGATAGCGGCTTCAACCGCGGCTTTGCGTGGGTCAACAGCTGCGGCTGTTGGCTGCTCTGCGACGACAGGTTCAGCCGGAACCGCCTGCTGTTCAGCTTTGCGGGCTTTGGCACGGGCGATAGCGGCTTCAACCGCGGCTTTGCGTGGGTCAACCGCTGCGGCTGTTGGCTGCTCTGCGACGACAGGTTCAGCCGGAACCGCCTGCTGTTCAGCTTTGCGGGCCTTAGCACGGGCGATAGCGGCTTCAACCGCGGCTTTACGTGGGTCAACGGCTGTGGTTGTTGGTTGCTCAACTGCGGCAGGTTCTGCTGGTGCTGCCTGCTGTTCAGCTTTGCGGGCTTTGGCGCGGGCGATAGCGGCTTCAACCGCAGCTTTGCGTGGGTCAACCGCTGCGGCTGTTGGCTGCTCTGCGACGACAGGCTCAGCCGGAACTGCCTGCTGTTCTGCTTTGCGGGCTTTAGCGCGGGCGATAGCGGCTTCGACGGCGGCTTTACGTGGATCGGCGGCAGCTGGTTGCTCAACGGCGGATTCAACCGCAGCGCTATTCTGTTCAGCTTTTCGGGCGCGCGCCTCGGCCTTGCGAGCTTCGCGAGCGGCGATAGCCTCGCTATTATCCGGTTTGGCACCAGCCAGCACGATAATCGGCTGCGCGGAATCACGTTGTTTTTCACGAACGCGTGCCAGGGCGGCGTTAATGGCATCCTGATCTTGCACCGCCGGTTGTACCGCAGCTTGTTTATGACGCTCCTGACGTGCGGCCTTATCCCGCTCCAGGCGAGTCTGACGCGCTTCAAAGCGCGCTTTCGCTTCTGCGGCGCGCTTCTCTTCCTGAGCAATCGCGTAGATCTCGGCTTTTTCCTGACGGAAATACTGCACCAGTGGGATATTGCTTGGGCAAACCCAGGCGCAGGCACCGCATTCGATACAATCTGCGAGGTTGTGACCGGTTGCTTTGTCGTGCTGCTGACCTTTACTAAACCAGTACAACTGCTGTGGCAGCAGATCGGCAGGACAGGCGTCGGCGCAGGCGCTACAGCGAATGCAGCCTTTTTCCTCTTCTGGCTCGCCCATTTCCGTTGCCGACGGGGCCAGCAGACAGTTGGTGATTTTTACCACCGGTACATCAAGCCACGGCAGGGTGAAGCCCATCAGCGGGCCGCCCATAATCACCATTGGCTCAGCGCTCGGGCAGAAACCGGCGTCTTTAAGCAGATGGCTGACCGGGGTACCCAGTCGCGCCCAGACGTTACCCGGACGCGAAACTGCTTCACCGGTTAGCGTGACCACACGCTCTGTCAACGGCTCGCCGTCGATCACCGCGCGTTTTACCGCATAGGCGGTACCCACGTTTTGCATCAAAACGCCGATATCAGATGAACGTCCGCCGTGGGGAACCTGTTTCCCGGTCAGGATTTGCGTCAGCTGCTTAGCGCCGCCGGACGGATATTTCGTTGGGATCACACGCAGCGCAATACCGTGGGTATCGGCTAATACCGCGCGCAGCATTGAAATTGCCTGCGGTTTATTATCTTCGATGCCGATCAGCACCTGGCTCGGTTGCAGGATATGGGCAAGGATACGAATACCGTCAACGATCTGCGCTGCGCAATCCTGCATCAGGCGATCGTCGGCGGTGATATAGGGTTCACACTCGGCAGCGTTAATGATTAAGGTGTCGATTTTGTCGCCGCCGCCGCGCAGTTTCGTCCCGGTCGGGAAACCGGCGCCGCCCAGTCCGGCCACGCCAAACTGGTGAATGCGCTCAATGAGGTCTTCACGCGATTTATTCTGGTAGTCGTTCCAGCCGTCGCGCTCAATCCAGCGGTCTTCACCGTCGGCATCAATAATGACGCTCATTTCCGCCAGTGCGGACGGATGAGCGGTGGAGTGCGGAGCGATGGCCGTTACGGTGCCGGAGGTCGGCGCGTGAACCGGCAGCATTCTGCCCCAGCCGCGCGTCAACGGCTGGCCGCGCAGGACGCGATCGCCCGGCTGAACGCACAGCTCCCCTTCGGCGCCAATATGCTGTTTCAGCGGAATAACCAAACGCTGCGGCAGTGAAACCTGACGCAGCGGGGTGCCGTTGGACTGGGTTTTCATTTCCGGCGGATGAATACCGCCGTTGAAATCCCAGACTTTGTCTTTTCGAAAAGCGGAAAATAACTTAAACATGTTGTTCCACAGGAATAATGCGTACCGGAATGGTTTGTAGATCCCATTTCCAGGTTTCTGTCGTCGCGGCGACCGGGCGCAGTTCAATACATTGGGTCGGACAAGGCGCGACGCAAAGATTACAGCCGGTACAGAGGTCGCTCATCACCGTATGCATGGCACGGGTGGCACCGACGATGGCATCGACAGGGCAGGCCTGGATGCATTTCGTGCAGCCGATGCAATTTGCTTCATCGATCACCGCCAGCATCCGTACTGGCTCCAGCTCTTGCACATCGCCGTCAGTGGGCTGCGGGTCGACGTTCAACAGCTCGGCAATTTTGAGCATCACCGCTTCGCCGCCGGGGGCGCAGCAGTTGATTTTCTCACCTTGCGTGCCCACTGCTTCCGCATAGGGACGACAGCCGGGGTAGCCACACTGGCCACACTGGCTCTGCGGCAGCAGGGCGTCAATTTTTTCAACGACCGGGTCATCTTCCACCTCAAAGCGGCGGGAGGCGTAGCCCAGAATTAAGCCGAAAATCAGCCCAAGCAGGCTGATGGCGACAACGGCTATCCAGACAGCGTTCATTACAACTTCACCAAACCACTAAAGCCCATAAATGCCAGCGACATTAAACCTGCGGTGACTAACGCAATGGCGTTACCGCGAAACGGCGCGGGGACATCCGCAACCACCAGACGCTCGCGAATGGAGGCGAAAAGGGCCATAACCAACGAAAAGCCAACTGCGGCGGCAAAGCCGTACAGTGCCGACTGCAGGAAGTTATGCCCAAGGTTAATGTTCAGCAGCGCCACGCCGAGCACCGCGCAGTTGGTGGTGATCAGCGGCAAGAAAATACCTAACAGGCGATACAGCGCCGGACTGGTCTTACGCACCACCATCTCGGTAAATTGCACGACAACGGCGATGACCAGGATAAAGGCCAGCGTGCGCAGGTAGACCAGGTTCAGCGGGATGAGGATCCAGGTATCAATTAGCCAGGCGCAAATAGAGGCCAGCGTCATCACAAAGGTGGTGGCGAGCCCCATCCCCATAGCGGCTTCCAGTTTTTTGGAAACCCCCATAAACGGGCACAATCCAAGGAACTTCACCAGCACGAAGTTGTTAACGAGGACAGTACCCACAAAGAGCAGTAAATAATCAGCCATTATTCGACCTGAAATAGAAAAAGCCGTCTATTATCGAATAAATCGATACACGCGACAACAGGTTAACTGTGTGGTTATTACGGATTCACAAAGGTCCGTTTAACCCGCTCAGAACGCCTGAAGTAAGGCGCCAGCAGCGCAGCCGCGAGAAGAGGGAACAGAAGCTGGCGCAGCGCCAGGACGTCCGAAATCGGAGAAAAGGCAAAGGCTTTTATCGCCAACAGGAGCGTTATCAATAGCCAGATAATGTAATGTTTTGGTACACCTTTGCGCCGCTTGAAAAAGGCGATGGTCAGCCAAAGCGTGTAGTACCACATAGCAATCGAGAACGCTAAGGACGCAATCCACAGGGCAAGGTGCTCGGGACTCATATTACTCAGCAATGTATAAGTCTGGGAAGACATCAGGGCATGAGTAAAAAGAAGTAGCGACAATGAGGCGCTAAGTAGAGCAACCAGTAGCCATGCCAACGGCGCCAGAAGCCATCCGCCAATACGTTCCACAGAGTCAGAGGACATTATTACTCCCGAATTCAAAGCCAGTCATACCCGTCATACTTCAAGTTGCTTATGTGTTGGCTACGCTCGCTCACCCCAGTCACATAGTTATCTATGCTCCTGGGGACTTACTCCCTTGCCGCCTTTAAGCTACTCGAATTATTTAAGGTATATAAATAAAAGCAGGGCGGGAAGTATAAGCAACTGGCGTGAATGATTACAGTCTTTATTGCACGTAGCGCCAGACGGACTTAGGGACTTCACCGATGTTGAACAATTTACCGCCGGAAACCAGCTCCGCCCGGCGATGGTCGGCAGCGCGATACATGTTGACGATCTCTTCGTTATCGGTAAGGGAATAGTTAAGGTGGTCAAAAAGTTTTTCCAGACTTTCCAGCGAACTGATTTTACGGAATTTTAATAAGTAGTCCTGAACGGTCATTTGCGTATCCATTTTATAATCGGAATAAATAAGTCGAATATTACCAGCTTTCAGTAAACCTGTTCTCAACCAACAAGCCTTTACTTTCTCAGGCTGTAAGGAATTATTTCGGTTGTAAATACTTATGACAAGAACAGACGGCGTTCCCGGCGTAATACAAAGAAAATTTTAAGAATATTCCAGAACTGAATCAGGCGCCGGAAGGCGCCTGGGAGAGAAGATTAACGCTGTTCGCCTCGGCTGGCAATAACGTTTTGGTACCAGAAAAAACTCTTTTTTCGTTTACGCGCCAGGTTTTGCTGGTGATCGACATAGACGAACCCGTACTGCTTTT
This Klebsiella sp. RHBSTW-00484 DNA region includes the following protein-coding sequences:
- the rsxC gene encoding electron transport complex subunit RsxC; protein product: MFKLFSAFRKDKVWDFNGGIHPPEMKTQSNGTPLRQVSLPQRLVIPLKQHIGAEGELCVQPGDRVLRGQPLTRGWGRMLPVHAPTSGTVTAIAPHSTAHPSALAEMSVIIDADGEDRWIERDGWNDYQNKSREDLIERIHQFGVAGLGGAGFPTGTKLRGGGDKIDTLIINAAECEPYITADDRLMQDCAAQIVDGIRILAHILQPSQVLIGIEDNKPQAISMLRAVLADTHGIALRVIPTKYPSGGAKQLTQILTGKQVPHGGRSSDIGVLMQNVGTAYAVKRAVIDGEPLTERVVTLTGEAVSRPGNVWARLGTPVSHLLKDAGFCPSAEPMVIMGGPLMGFTLPWLDVPVVKITNCLLAPSATEMGEPEEEKGCIRCSACADACPADLLPQQLYWFSKGQQHDKATGHNLADCIECGACAWVCPSNIPLVQYFRQEKAEIYAIAQEEKRAAEAKARFEARQTRLERDKAARQERHKQAAVQPAVQDQDAINAALARVREKQRDSAQPIIVLAGAKPDNSEAIAAREARKAEARARKAEQNSAAVESAVEQPAAADPRKAAVEAAIARAKARKAEQQAVPAEPVVAEQPTAAAVDPRKAAVEAAIARAKARKAEQQAAPAEPAAVEQPTTTAVDPRKAAVEAAIARAKARKAEQQAVPAEPVVAEQPTAAAVDPRKAAVEAAIARAKARKAEQQAVPAEPVVAEQPTAAAVDPRKAAVEAAIARAKARKAEQQAVPPSAANDDARKAAVAEAIARVQARKASRQAVNED
- the rsxD gene encoding electron transport complex subunit RsxD, whose translation is MVFRIASSPYTHNQRQTSRIMLLVLLAAVPGIVVQTWFFGWGTVLQIILASLTAWGAEAAILKLRKQNIPAILADNSALLTGLLLAVSIPPFAPWWMVVLGTAFAVIIAKQLYGGLGHNPFNPAMIGYVVLLISFPVQMTSWLPPHEIAANVPGFSDALRVIFTGQTAAGGDMNSLRIGIDGISQATPLDTFKTSLHAGHGVNEILQYPIYGGALAGLGWQWVNMAYLAGGLFLLWKKAIRWHIPVSFLLSLAVCAALGWIFSPESLASPQIHLLSGATMLGAFFILTDPVTASTTNRGRLIFGALAGLLVWLIRSFGGYPDGVAFAVLLANITVPLIDYYTRPRAYGHR
- the nth gene encoding endonuclease III; this translates as MNKSKRLEILTRLRDNDPHPTTELNFNSPFELLIAVLLSAQATDVSVNKATAKLYPVANTPAAMLELGVDGVKSYIKTIGLFNSKAENVIKTCRLLLELHNGEVPEDRAALEALPGVGRKTANVVLNTAFGWPTIAVDTHIFRVCNRTQFAPGKNVEQVEEKLLKVVPAEFKVDCHHWLILHGRYTCIARKPRCGSCLIEDLCEFKEKVYS
- the dtpA gene encoding dipeptide/tripeptide permease DtpA; translation: MSTANNKPTEGVSLNAFKQPRAFYLIFSIELWERFGFYGLQGIMAVYLVKQLGMSEADSITLFSSFSALVYGLVAIGGWLGDKVLGTKRVIMLGAIVLAIGYALVAWSGHDASIVYMGMATIAVGNGLFKANPSSLLSTCYDKNDPRLDGAFTMYYMSVNIGSFFSMLATPWLAAKFGWSVAFALSFVGLVITIINFAFCQRWVKQYGSKPDFEPVNVGKLLATIVGVVVLVAIATWLLHNQGIARMALGVVALGIIFIFAKEAFAMQGAARRKMVVAFILMLQAIIFFVLYSQMPTSLNFFAIRNVEHSLLGIAFEPEQYQALNPFWIIIGSPILAAIYNKMGDTLPMPMKFAIGMVLCSGAFLVLPLGAKFASDAGIVNVSWLVISYGLQSIGELMISGLGLAMVAQLVPQRLMGFIMGSWFLTTAGANLIGGYVANMMAVPENVTDPLMSLEVYGRVFLHIGVATGVIAILMLLTAPKLNRMTLDDDKTAKASDTATA
- the rsxB gene encoding electron transport complex subunit RsxB, which codes for MNAVWIAVVAISLLGLIFGLILGYASRRFEVEDDPVVEKIDALLPQSQCGQCGYPGCRPYAEAVGTQGEKINCCAPGGEAVMLKIAELLNVDPQPTDGDVQELEPVRMLAVIDEANCIGCTKCIQACPVDAIVGATRAMHTVMSDLCTGCNLCVAPCPTQCIELRPVAATTETWKWDLQTIPVRIIPVEQHV
- a CDS encoding electron transport complex subunit E, whose amino-acid sequence is MSEVKDVIVQGLWKNNSALVQLLGMCPLLAVTSTATNALGLGLATTLVLTLTNLTISSLRRWTPAEIRIPIYVMIIASVVSVVQMLINAYAFGLYQSLGIFIPLIVTNCIVVGRAEAFAARKGPALSALDGFSIGMGATCAMFVLGSMREIIGNGTLFDGADSLLGSWAKVLRIEVFHTDTPFLLAMLPPGAFIGLGMMLALKYLIDERSKQRKAKAVEAEIIAPSDVTGRV
- the rsxA gene encoding electron transport complex subunit RsxA gives rise to the protein MADYLLLFVGTVLVNNFVLVKFLGLCPFMGVSKKLEAAMGMGLATTFVMTLASICAWLIDTWILIPLNLVYLRTLAFILVIAVVVQFTEMVVRKTSPALYRLLGIFLPLITTNCAVLGVALLNINLGHNFLQSALYGFAAAVGFSLVMALFASIRERLVVADVPAPFRGNAIALVTAGLMSLAFMGFSGLVKL
- the ydgT gene encoding transcription modulator YdgT translates to MTVQDYLLKFRKISSLESLEKLFDHLNYSLTDNEEIVNMYRAADHRRAELVSGGKLFNIGEVPKSVWRYVQ
- a CDS encoding DUF2569 domain-containing protein; translated protein: MSSDSVERIGGWLLAPLAWLLVALLSASLSLLLFTHALMSSQTYTLLSNMSPEHLALWIASLAFSIAMWYYTLWLTIAFFKRRKGVPKHYIIWLLITLLLAIKAFAFSPISDVLALRQLLFPLLAAALLAPYFRRSERVKRTFVNP
- the rsxG gene encoding electron transport complex subunit RsxG, producing the protein MLQSMRKHGITLALFAAGSTGLTAAINELTKSTIEDQAALQQKALFDQVMPANLYNNDLLKSCYLVTAPELGKGQHKVWIAQNNDQPVATVMEATAPDGYSGAIQLLVAADFKGSVLGTRVTEHHETPGLGDKIELRISDWITLFAGKVIHGQSDSHWAVKKDGGDFDQFTGATITPRAVVNAVKRAGLYAQTLPAQIPTFTACGD